The following is a genomic window from Anopheles aquasalis chromosome 3, idAnoAquaMG_Q_19, whole genome shotgun sequence.
GTCCTATTGCTGGCTCGTTAAAGGAGGGTGGCGTCGTCTCGCTATCTATCTTTTCCACTACGCAATTGAAGAACGCGGAACAAGCGCAGAAAACAACATCGGAACATCAACGGACGACTACTGATTGATACGCGAAATTCTATTACTGCCGCGTCGTGTGTGCTAGAtcactctgtgtgtgctgctgctgctgttgtgtacgatcgatcgaccaactCGGGTGACCAACTCTACATTTAGATTATCGTGATGAGAAGGAGACGTGGTTCGTGGATCGAAACATCGAAAATACTCCACAAAGACACCGGCAACAACACGTTAACGACAACAGAACGGATCGAGATACTTCTGGCCGGTTTCCGGCAGAAACATCCAATTCGGTCGCATCCTTGATCACACCCATggacagaaacacacacagtcGCAAACACACGTGCACACCCATTAATGGTTCTATCATGTAAGTTTGAACGCAATGGATCAGAGGTTTATACAGGTGGTAAACGGAATGCTCTGGTTCATGATCATCGCTTAAGGACTGTGGGTGCACGGGAATGCAGCTCACGCGATCGCAGATACCTGATACCTTTCGTAAGTTCGATTGCTTTTGATACTGTTGCGTCAAGTCTATCGATTTGAGAAAgaatgatagagagagagacagagggaacATTGAACTCCCTCGATAAATGGGGCCTTATTGTTGTGTCTTTGCCTTCGTACTGCAATGCAATGGACACCGCCTCCTTTCTTATCTGCCTTCTAGGACGTGTTTCGGTAATTGTGCTGCGAGTATGATCGCTTGATTTCATGGGATATATTTATATCATGCTCATGTAAAAATGCTATCGAAAAAACAATCTACtgtgaatgctgctgctgctgctgctcgctcctGCAATGCGTTTCGTTTAATGCAATCTCGCGATCATATTGCGATCAATCTACTACTAGTCTCCTTCTGCCAAACGCAGCCTATATCCACCGATTGGTAGATAGAAGTAATCTAATACCACCATCCCTCGGTTCCACCAATCGCTGCCCCTGCGTTCTTTTTGTAAAAAATGCTGTATCCTTTCTATCGCGGCATATCTATCATCCGCATcctgattcgatcgatcgcatgctCTGCTTTGCTACtttgctacaaaaaaaacaaggcaGGACTGGGCTAGGAAACGGTAGTGAATGCTTGCAATTGCTTCaaatgttctttcttttttctatcGATTCGAAGGGCTCTCTAACCCACCCTTAACTCGATCGTATCGATATGGTCTATgttttttaatgcaaatttgattaatcttttaaaaaatgtCCTCCGCTCCCCTTGCCCCTGCATCTGTGGTGTATTGCGATTCATGTTTTGgtcaatgtttttgttttttcttccctttctgaactcctgttgctgctcttgaGAGGTACGGTTATATGTTATGCCTTGCTGCTCCACGGATAAATGCTCGCGCTTAATTCTCCCCATTCTGCTTTGTTCTAATGTCTATAGAAACAAAGAACTAGCActtgttcttctgctgctgttactactaGTGCGTCTTCGGAGTGGATGATGATATGCGCTACCCCGTCCAGCCTGAGTGATCTAATGCTTTTCCGGGGCTAAATCCGTTGATATTTCTCACAATCGTTGTATGTATGCTGCAACCCCCTATTCTCACGCGTGTGATAGCATTGTTTTGTCCGGTGAAAACACCTTTTGATTCCCACTTTGACGCCCCGTGATTACCGATTAATGCGGGGTGTTTTAATTGAACGAAGGATAAGCACAAAATCAATAGATGAGGAGTGATAACTGAATCTTTTGATGACCAACTAAGCAAAGGCACTTTCATATGGATTTTCCCCTTCACCACGCTTCTTTTTCTGACTATAATTACCATGGGAAACGTTGTTTTCTGAACGAATGATGATTCTCCTCCAGGGAAAGGGTTGGGTAACTTAAATATAATCAAACAATTTAGAATTACAATTGTACGCTTTAACATATCGCTACATATAAtccaaggaaggaaggaggcgGGATGAGAGGGAGCTATGCCGATCACGTTTCCACCCTTCCTTATTTCCCTTCCTGCCTAAGAGTGATCGATTGTGTGCGTTAGGAACTTTATTTAAAAACTGCTTTTGAATGTGTAGCGTGTACCTTTTTTGAACCATATTATACATCATACATGTAGCTATAATCgattgcaacaaacaacatacaCTCATACACATTATGCACACACAATTGGATTGGACTTGAGCTCCCTCTTGGACTCTGAAATGAAGAATGTACATCTTATACCCTCTTAAACTCGATTCGACcagcactgctgctactgctgctgctgctccataaTGCTTTCTAAATTCATCCGCTTGTGCGCTATCCGCGTCCTCTgcctgcacgcacgcacgcaggtaCGCATGCACCACTTGTAATGGAATCACTTGAGTGAGTGTTATTAGAAGGCTCCCCACCCGGACGGTGGTGGACCATCGAGGAGCCTCGTAATAACTCCAAACTCTCGTCCGAGAAGCGAAGCTGAGAGTTGGTGAACGCAATTTACAGGACATGCAAATTTTCACAACTCTTGGACTTCGAATCACGGGCCCAAACGCGGCCAAGCAATCCCTTCACCTTCAGGCTGGCGGAGGTCCGTGAGCCCCGGTACTTTCGCGGGCTGCAGAccgatgaaaaagaaaatacagaCAATGAAAttagaaccaccaccatcaccagcgacaGTAGGCAACTCACCTGCTGTGGGCACTGCCCGGCGGTGTCTCAACCAATCCTCCTGCGGCTCCCCCTCCTACACCTCCTCCCGAGGCCGGTGGTCCCGAGACGGGCGTACTGGGGTTTGTGCTGCCACCCATCCCGGCCAGACAGATCGCTCCACCGAGCGGTGAGCATGCTCGGCGTTTCGACTTCCTTATCGATCGCTTCCTGAAGAGGTCCCTGGAAGGAGCAAGGTGGAAAGGCACATATCGTGCGTTAGGAAAACATCCAGACACTAAGATGCGTTTTTTAATACCTTGATTTTTCCGGGTTCTCCAGCTTTAACCTTATCTGGGAGAGCAATCCAACCAGCAGCTCATCCACATTGTGGTTGATCCCAACGGACGTTTCGATGAATTTACAGTCGTACTGGGTCGCCATGGCTTTACCCTCTGGAAAGAAGCAACTCGTGAGGATTCTGACGCATTATCGTGCTCCTCGTCTTACCATCCGACGCCACCATGCGGCTCCGGGCCAGGTCCGCCTTGTTCGCCACCAGAATCACAGCCTTTTGCGCGATGTTCTCCGTCGTCCACAGAATCTGCAGTATGCGCTCCGCAATCAGGAAGCTACCCTTGTCCGCTGACGAGTAGATCACACAGTAACCGTGCGGATCGTACGTTGCCATGCAGTTTTCCGGCTGCTTGGAAGGAATGTAAATGGAAGGAGGAAAATTAGATTCCATTGCTTATACTTGCAGCGTAgagtgcgttgcgttgcgttgcttaCCGCCATCTCCGTGTAGCTGTGGTCGATGAACGTTAACTCGGATTCTTCTCCGCTGAGAAGAACGGAAACCGTTTTTTCACCAGAATCATCATCTGCCGGAGAAATAGGGAAGTAATACGCGCGATAGAGAACGATGAGCATTACGCGGACTAGCGGTATCGATTAGTGTGTTTGGTAAGGATTCTGgcgggaagaaaggaagctGTGGAGCTGATGGATATTGCATTTTCCTTTGTATGTTAGCAGCCTTCAACCAGTTCATCGCCTACTCTTCGCTATTCTTAGTTTCGCGAACAAAGTGGCAATCCGAGAAGTGGCAGCAACCGTTGCTCAGCTTGCAGCTCACTGAGgtaggagctgctgctggtacagcaccactaacaccaccacccctacctgtgcaccaccatcgggcaATAATGCTCGCCCATATTGCATTTCCAGTGTCGGGAATGCAgcaccaagcgagcgagtggagcaTTAGTGGGAGCATTCGCTAGAGCAAAAGCGACGTGGCGGAGGACAGAAGCTGTAGCTGGCTGTAAGTACAACAattgctccagctccaggccAGTCAGCAGCCGGCTGAGGAGGAGATGCCTCAGCATAAATGGATAGCTCGCGATGTGCCCACCCGCCCACCCATGGTGTCCTCGGTGCGAATGCGAACGaatcggaaaaaggaaaatcacttgctccatcatcagcaataTACTCGGTGCTGTGTGGGAGCAATGTGTCGACGTTCGACGTGCTGATGGACACATTTTAGcaaatacataaaataaagCAGCGGGAGTCAGAGCAAGGGgaggcagaagcagaaggaaatttaattaagtCCTTCTGCCGGAGGGACAGaggacagagcgagcgagcgagcgagtgggcGTAAGCTGCTCCTCCATTCCTACACCTTCGATGACCGCTGGCGCAGCGGTTGTGCTTAGGAGAGTGGGAGCTAATAAATTGTCTTGCACTTGCCCCCCCTCCAGCACACCCTCTCACCACCCAGCACAATGTATCCGCTTTTATaaaggaaattgattttttgtcttcctttttcgATGGGAACGAGGTGCTCCTGGTCCTGGAGCGCAAGGCGCTTGGTACAAAAGTAATTACGTAGGATGGCCCAGAAGCGCGAGAAGCGCGTTGGTCAGCAAAACTGGCTAACCATCGAATGCAACCGaatgccctgctgctggttttgtgGTGATGAACCGAGAACAATATGTGGCGAACCACATCGTAACGCAGCGTGATGATGGCGGGTAGTTGGGATCGGATCTCCGGTggagcgattttttttgtcgctttaCAAATTAAATCATGTAGCATGGCATTCGAGGGGAGGTGGGCAGAAGGTTTGCTGTGGTTGCGGACACGAAATTGCTCCGTAACATGTGTTCAGGTGTTCAACCGTCCGCCGGCGGTGAgatgtgctgatgctgacagTTTCATTACGCCCTCAAATTCGTTGTAAAACCACGTGTTTTTGTGTACGACCCGCAGTTGCCGCAATTCAATGACCTTGTTCCATCCATCAAAGTCTGATTCATTCAAGAGCACGCGGTATGTAAAGGACGGCGCGATAGCAACAGCAAGCGCCCTTTGAATCTATTTGTGTCCCAGTGATCTCTGCGGTCCGGAAGCAGAACATGTTTTTTGATGAACAACATTGTAACTCCTACGTGCGCTCTCTCCTCTCAATCGCTCTGTTCTCGTGCCAAGAGTGAAATGTTTCCCCGGGCAGGTCTGCAGGAAGTTGTtagttcgtttcgcttttccgggTGATTGAATAGAACTATCGGTGGCCCCCGTTACTTACCTATACTGGTATCGTATGCATGCAGGTATTCGGAGGTCATAAACTGTGATACTAACGAGCTCTTGCCGACTGCCGCTCCACCGAGCATCAATACCCTGgaacaatttttcattttcaagaCAGTTAGTGTCGCTCGAAACCACTCCTCTTCTTATTACCATCGAACGAAACCCCCTTGGACAAGAGAGATGGATGGTATTACAATGTGCCACTCACTTGTAGGGACCGGAGGCCGGATTGGACGTACTGCTTTCCCGGCTCGACGCCAGGCTGCAGGTGGCCGAAGTGCGGGCAGACCCGGCGGCCACGGTACCGGCGGCAGGAGTCAAATGTTCGGTGCTGTTGGAAGAAGGAAAGTTTTTGAGCCGGTAAGTTTCGAATGTTTCCTTCCCGGAATGATGGTCAGGATGGGGGGCCATTCAACTGTAATAAATCGTCCGCGTACCTGGAATTGGAGCTCGCTACACTGTTGTTGGATTTGCTTCGGCGACTTTTCAGTGAATCGCCCCGGTTTACGACCCCTTTTCCCGTGATCGAAAAGTGCCTCAGTCTGTAGTACTCCTCCTCGACACCGGTGTTTGGCATCGATGCCACTCTGCGTCAcacgaaacgaaggaaaaggacgAAATTGGAATGCAGATTATGTTGGATAATCAAAAGCCTTTTTCATCAAGCAGGAGCTCCTCCAAAGCTCTAGAACCCTTACCTGGATCGTTGCTGCGGTAGGCATAATTGATTTGGACGGCCGCATGCCCGGCTTCCCGGAGTTTTCACCGACTGTGACCGGCTGTGGTGTGGGCTGCCGTATCtggaattatggaaaattaGGAAAAAGAATTAAATGAAGAAACAGTTCCACCAGATGAGAATGTGTTGCTCAAAAGttgaaaaaacagaaatcgtTTGCCCGCACATGTGATTTGTCCGTTTGGATTTCCAACAACCGCGCTCCTGTGCCAAAGTGTTCAACCTGCCCGTTTGAACGAGTGCGCAACTGTCAAACAGCTGTCATGTtcctgcgcgtgtgtgtgtgtgtgtgtgtgtgtgtgtgtgtgtgccgaGTGAAAAACGACCGTCCGCGAGTTCGCGATTTTCCCTGAATTTTTTCCTGATTTTTGTGCGCGACCCTTCCTAGAGCATACACAGCGTTTAGCATAAAGTCCTGTTGTTCCCCGTTAGTATGTTATCCTGTCCGTTTCGCCAAGCGATTTAGTGTAACCAGCAAACAAAGGCGGAACGCCTGAGAAGTGAAAGTTactgtgcgtgtgtgcgcaaATCTTCCTGGCTGGCCTGCGATTATTGTGCAAAATAATGATGATTGCAAAAGGCCTGCTTCCCAGCAGTTAGCCAAGAGCGTTCGTGTTATAAAAGTGTACACCGAGGGGCACGGGTGCCCCAGCAACGAAATGAttgtcgccagcagcagtagcagcagtagtagcagcaggagctaaGCAAAAAAGGTATGTAACCCGCTGAGGACGGTCGCTGGTTCCTGATTTCCTGCGCTGATAGCATCGGTGCGCTCTCGTAAACagccgttttttgtttgtttttgttacacACGCAACTTCAAACGTCCAGCGAAGCGTGTCTAGCGTGCTACTGATACTGATGAGACTAATGAGCGGTCTGGTGCCGtcttttttcgttgcttctcTTCCGCCTATCATCATCAGAGTAACCGCCGACCCCGGAAGGCTGACCCGTGCACCACAGCAGGAAGTAATGATTGGAGGCGACTACTTGGAGAGACGTTAATTGAATAGCAACCGCGATGACTTCCCACGGAGGAACGCCTACTGCGGTGGCGATAGGGATCGATTTCGGGACGAGCTACTCGAGCGTCGGCATCTACCGGAATGGCAAGTTCGAAATCGTGGCCAATGAAGCGGGCAACCACCGGATCCCGTCCGTCGTCGCCTTCACCGACAAGGCGCGCCTGGTGGGCGAGGAAGCTCTGGCGCACGCCGACACCGACCCGGCCAACTGTGTGCTGGAGGTGAAGCGTGTGCTGGGACACTACAACGATCCACTGGCAGCAGACAgcaaatcaccaccaccgtcatccgACATCCACTGCCGTCGCCGTTTGGTGCAGGTACAGTTCAAAGGCGAAACCAAGTGCTACCATCCGGAAGAAATATGTGGCATCATACTGGCCCATCTGCGCACGATGGCCGTACGACAGCTTGGACCGGGTTATGTGGTTTCCGGAGCAGTGATTGCCGTACCGGCGCAATTCTCCGATGGTCAGCGGCAGGCCGTACTGGATGCGGCCACCATTGCCGGGCTGACGGTGCTGCGGTTGATTAACGAACCGACGGCGGCCGCCCTATCCTTCGGCATCAACAAGCAAGTGATCGGGGAACAGTGCGTGCTGGTGTGCTCGTTTGGTGGCGGTTTTCTCGACGTCTCCATCCTGACCATCTACAACGGGGTGTTCCAGGTAAAGGCCAGCTCGGGCGATACGCATCTCGGTGGCGTGGACATCGATAATCGATTAGTGGAGTACCTGGTGAAGCAGTTGGCAGCGAATGGTGACGATGGGAACGCCGTGAACGTTAGCGAGGATCGCGTGGCGATGCGAAAGATACGGAAAGTGTGCGAGCAAGCCAAGCGCACCCTTTCGTACACGAGCCAGGTTTCGATCGAGCTGGATcagctcggtgccggtgccggtgccggcagTGGTCATCGGTTCATCACAACCCTGACCAAGGATTTGTTGTACGAGCTGTGCAAGGATCTGTTCGAGCGGGTACTACTGCACGTCGAGACGGCATTGCGGCGGGCCCGTAAGGATCGGTTTGCGGTGCACGAGATAATGCTGGTCGGAGAATCGTCCCGCATACCGCGGGTACAGATTATGCTGAGTGAGTTCTTTGATCGCCGTTCGCTCGCCAGCTCGGTCAACTCGGATGAAGCAGTTGTGGTGGGGACGGCCATTGCGGCCGCCATACTGAGCGGTGAAAAATCGAGCGCCATCCAGGACGTGCTGTGGTGGGATCTAGTGCCCCGATCGATTGGATTGATCGGTGAGAACGAGGGCGAACCACCGCGAATACTCATCAGCCGTAACTCCACCCTGCCGCTAAAGGTACGGCATCGGGTGAAAAACTACCGTGCCGTGCAGCGGCTGTACGAGGGAGAGAGTGCCATCGTAGAGGATAACGTTACGCTCGGCCAGCTGCGGCTCGAGGGTAGCTTCGGTGACATCGAGGACGTTGGGTTGTCGTTCAGCGTGGATCTGAACGGTGTGCTGCACGTGATGGTGGAGGGCAACATCGAGCTGAAAGCTACACTGGACAAGGGACGGCTCGAACGGTACGAaatcgatcggatcgtgtACGAGCATAAGCGATTGTTACTCGAAATGGAACGGGATGAGCAGGAGGAACAGGAACTCAAGAAAcggcagcaactgcagcaggacAGGGAGGAGGACAGCAACTCCAAAATACCTCCATCACTTGTGGGCAGCGACGGCGAGACGGCACTGGTTGGTACCTGGGATCGGTTCAGCGAATGGTTGCACTGTATCTGCATCGTAACGTTCGACCTGGAGCTTGGGCAAGCGATGGAACTGATCTACCCGAAGCATGTCACGCTGACGGAGCAGGAAAAGATGAACATTTGCTATCTGGCCTTCCCCGATTCAAACTCGGGCTGCATGGGTGACTCACAGTTCCACATCCGGTTGCGCGTTTCCTCCGGCTCGGAAAACTCTACGCTGCCCCGTGGCCTCCAGGAGTTTAACTGCCACTGTATGCCGGTGCACCGGGCCGATCCGGGGCACTTCTGGGGTTTCGTGTACTTCCGTCAGATCAAGGATAGCACGCTGAAGCGCGGTTACTTCCAGAAAAGCGTTGTCCTACTAACGCGGCTTCCATTCGTCAATCTGTTCTACGAACTGAGTGCGGTCGTTGCACCGGCCTACTTCGAATCGGGTGAACCAACGCTTGAGTCGGTGTGCGATAGTATCTGCCGCTGGCCGTCGTTGCTGAGCGACGAAATGCTGCCACTGCAGTTGCTTGGCAACGTGTACGAGGTGACGATACCGAAGCAAACCGGCAAGTATGCCATCGTACCGGAAACGCTAACAAGCACGgctggtggcggaggaggacgGGCAGGCAGCGGAACGACACACCGTGTCATCGCGTCGGTGCACGAGATTGACATCTTCAGGAGCTTGCAGCTGTTTCTACCGCACATCCATCTCCTCTGGGAACTGGTGCTGACCGGGGAGCCCATCATCGTGACCGGTACCTCACCGACTGACTGCGCCCACATGGTCCAATCGTTGACCAGCCTCATTAGCCCGCTTGCCTACTGCGCCGAAAGCCGTCCCTACTTTACGATTCACGATACGGAGTTTAAGGAGTTTacgcaaaataaaaacggcCATCCATCGATCATACTCGGCGTCACGAATCCGTTCTTCGCCAAAACGCTACAACACTGGCCTCACACGATACGCCTGCAGGACAGTACGGAAGCGCAGCtacagcggcagcaacaacagcagcagaaacagcaacaccacacgaaccatcaccagcagtcaCAGCCATCGACGGCAGCAGCGAAGGGCGGAAGTAGCAACATACCATCAGCGCCgtacggtggcgatggttccGCCACGCTGTCCCGTCTGTCCAAGATCAAGCAGATAACACACAAGCTACTAGACTCGTCGCCCGGCCTGTACACCCAGTACAAACCGTTCGTCCAGAAGGACAAAGCTTTCATCAAGAAGATACTGCTCGGGCTGAAGACGGAGCGGCCCGTTTCCGTCCAGTCGGCCCTCCTGCGGCGCCATCTGCTCGAGCTAACGCAAAGCTTCATGATACCGCTCGAGCGGTATATGGCCTCGCTGATGCCACTGCAAAAGGATATTTCCCCGTTCCGGTCCGCCCCCCAACCGAACCCCTTCCGGCAGGAGGATTTCCTGGCCACGCTCGACGAGTGCGGACCACAGCTGACGTCTACCTGCCGCGGTGACTGGGAGGGACTGTATCGGCGTTTCTTCAGCTCGCCCAACTTCAAGGGCTGGTACGAGGCGCGCTACTTTGAACTCGAACAAACGCTCCAGGTGCTCCACATGCAGACACTCTCCGAGGCCAACCTGGCCGAGTGGGCCAAGGGTAAGCTGGAGGTGGAGATTGTCGACATGATACTCCGCCTGCGCCATAAGCTGGCTCTCTgcagtgctggtggcggtgacggtggcggcggtaccAGCAACCACATAGCAGCGCTACCGGTGCAGCTCAACGCCAAGGAGACGCAGGCGCAGCTGCTGCGCCACATGGAGAACATGAAGAAAAGTCTTCCGGACGATTTGAAGCAAATTCTGGGCGATGCGTGATGATGGGTGGTTATGCAATGGTGCCGATTGAGGTTACGACGGTTTGCGTCGGTATAAAGGGTTTGCGGTTCGACGTGTGGGTGCGTGGTGTGTTCACAAAAGTGATGTCATAGTGTGATGGGCATAGAGGCTGCTGAGaataaaaggcaaaacaattATTCCCCCTGCCCTTTTCTAACCACCCTGGTTAGGATTGTTGGGTTTTTAACCATAATTCATGGGCTTCCTTTCGTTCTCTTAACATGATGACAGCACCGTAGTAGGCCGGTAAggtcttcatcgatcgccTGCCACACTCGTCATCACTCCCGCTGGTAAGTATAGACACCGTCGTTCCTTCTTCCCATCTTGTGCCCGCCACAGGGGGATGTGTACGGGAGAAATGCGGTAGAAATGTGTCCCACGATATGGCGCAGCAACGAATCaaccatccgaccgaccgaccgagcagcTTGGCACAATGGCTTTCGAATGGAATCTTTGGCAATGAGCCAAGGAATGGAAATATTTCAAAACACATTCCATTATGGAGATTCCGCGGTCAGCTGACCGACCGCTCTTACGAGTTTATGGCCTCTCGGTGCAATGCAGACACCGAGCGATGGAGTCACAGCAGCTTGCACGACAGAATGATGCAAACGTTGCTGCCGCAGCTGTGACTTCAGAGACCTAGGTCAGACTGAATGATACAGATAAGCACACCGGTATGTACTCTCGGAGCGTTAGTTTACTATTGTGGCAACGCAAAAGGTTATCCTTTATGGCTGGAGAATGTATTGTTTCAATACTTTgccacagttttttttcttcttctctctattCAAAGCACACCACAGTGGCCTTCTATGGTTTTGCCAGCATAGACGCATAGTTACCACGCATAAcaaccatccagcagcagccatatAGCCATTGTGTGATTGAAAGTCCaacaaacttttccttcattcgACAGTCCACAAAAAACATAGCACGCACACCAATGTTGGGGGGGGCAAAACTTCCCGTACCCGTGCGTGTGCAATGCAAAAGAACCGAcaagtggtggtggaaaaggcCAAACCAGGAGGTAAAACTGCCACACACTCCGGTGTAGGTGTGCTTCCTCCCCGGCTGGTTCCGGCTGGTTCACTGCGCCCATCTCGCATGAAGGAGTTATGAGCAAATGGCGGCGGCATTTGGCAATGAGATCAGATATCCAGAAATGGCATCCCACCTGGGAGTCCCAGTCTCcttgcttctctctctttctctctctctctttcgctcttgcAAACTCATACGAGACACCGTGCTGGCCTTGAACCGGCGGGAATGTACGACAACGAAACGGCTACAACGCCAATTAGGTGCACGATAATTTACTTCTCGTCCCGAAACCGAACGATGTACCAATATTGGCATGCACGCATTCGAAGAAACAAGGTATCCGCGTATCCGTCCTTCGACTAGtagcaccacgagcagcatcgcAAAAAGACCGCAATTCGCAGTTCTACCGTGCCGGTATCACGCGCTAGAGTTGatgctacttctgctgctgctgctgctgctgatgatgagggaaTGTTTATCGATATGCTTCCGCCGCAACGACAACCGCGGGCAGAGTGTATCGAGAGAGTAGGCGGGCTTGCTTGATCACCGAGCAAACGACCGCGGCGGCATTTCGGCATTCGCGATCCAGTGAGGCGCGTTTGATTACCGGAAGGTcgcatcgccagccagccacccagccagctagctagtcGAAGAAGGATGTCGTTGGACCGCAGCCACCGAAATTTAATCAACGAAACAACGTGCACCACACACTACTGCAttgcacacgcagcagcagcagcaacggataCCGTCGTGCATGTCTACTTCGATGTAGTGCCGTTGGTGGGAGcataatgaaatcattttatgAACCTGATTCGGGCAGGCTGCCGGATACGTGAAACTGCGGGGAAAGTGTCGCGCCCAGCATCCCCAGGGGTAGCCGAGGttgaaaagttttttaatttaatgttcacaaaattaaaacatttccgcgagagagcgagcgagcaagcgagcgagcaagattCAAAtgagaggagaaagagaaccaGGGGGATTTTTGGTGTTGGTAGCAGTGTTCCGTCCCACCTACCTCATCTCGAAATCCTTTATCTCCTCCGTCGTAAGCGTATTGGTCACGTCCAGCAGTTGCCGCATGTGCTcctcccgttgctgctgctgctgctgttgtttcttcttttgggccatctgctgctgttgttgcgggtCCTTGGGGCCCTGCTCCACGCTGATGAAGTCTCCCTCGTTCTTGAGCAGAATCGTCTCGACGGACGTGTAGTCGAGGCTGAGCGAAGGCTGTTGTGTtcgtgagacagagagaagaagaacaaaagagGTGAGAAGGCGTTTGTTATGCGTTGAGTTTATGGAAATTCAATACCAGTGGACGCCAACAACGCGAGCAATAtgcaaagcgagcgagtgaacgagcgcGAGTGCGAACACGCACCCGCACCCGAAACACACCAATTAACTCGGCTCCAAAATTAGCAAATGGTTACTCTGATAGCTGGTAGAGCGTGTTTAATGCTGGAACAAGCGAACAAActagttggctggctggttggctgcctgGTTGGTGTGCTGGTTGCCCGAGGTGACAGCTGCTAATTAAGGAGGAGAACGAGGTTCCGCCTCTTTGTCGATGTCGAGAGGACACGGACACTGGGATGCTGGCAAAACAGATCCGCGTCGATCCGAGTGGCACCggcaacaacacacacgctgGAACCACACGCCCAGGCTCTCTAATGGGACCCAGAAACGACATaatatgcgtgcgtgcgtgcccggCCGACGTATGTTGCTATTAGTGGGTGCGCCTCGTTGCCCACCCGCGTGCCAATTGCTACTCGTCGGCGGATGATTGGGTGCCGAGCAAATGAACGCACGGACGTGTCCACGAccacacgacgacggcgacggccaccACAGGGACCAATATTTGCCGAAATAGCAACCAGCTGCCGGGGGTTATCCCATCCACCATCCCTGATGGTGGTCCGAATGATGACGTTGGGTGCCACACTACCACTTATTGGCGCCATCAGGCGCTGCAAGAGTcatcaaatgaaattaatca
Proteins encoded in this region:
- the LOC126578096 gene encoding uncharacterized protein LOC126578096 encodes the protein MTSHGGTPTAVAIGIDFGTSYSSVGIYRNGKFEIVANEAGNHRIPSVVAFTDKARLVGEEALAHADTDPANCVLEVKRVLGHYNDPLAADSKSPPPSSDIHCRRRLVQVQFKGETKCYHPEEICGIILAHLRTMAVRQLGPGYVVSGAVIAVPAQFSDGQRQAVLDAATIAGLTVLRLINEPTAAALSFGINKQVIGEQCVLVCSFGGGFLDVSILTIYNGVFQVKASSGDTHLGGVDIDNRLVEYLVKQLAANGDDGNAVNVSEDRVAMRKIRKVCEQAKRTLSYTSQVSIELDQLGAGAGAGSGHRFITTLTKDLLYELCKDLFERVLLHVETALRRARKDRFAVHEIMLVGESSRIPRVQIMLSEFFDRRSLASSVNSDEAVVVGTAIAAAILSGEKSSAIQDVLWWDLVPRSIGLIGENEGEPPRILISRNSTLPLKVRHRVKNYRAVQRLYEGESAIVEDNVTLGQLRLEGSFGDIEDVGLSFSVDLNGVLHVMVEGNIELKATLDKGRLERYEIDRIVYEHKRLLLEMERDEQEEQELKKRQQLQQDREEDSNSKIPPSLVGSDGETALVGTWDRFSEWLHCICIVTFDLELGQAMELIYPKHVTLTEQEKMNICYLAFPDSNSGCMGDSQFHIRLRVSSGSENSTLPRGLQEFNCHCMPVHRADPGHFWGFVYFRQIKDSTLKRGYFQKSVVLLTRLPFVNLFYELSAVVAPAYFESGEPTLESVCDSICRWPSLLSDEMLPLQLLGNVYEVTIPKQTGKYAIVPETLTSTAGGGGGRAGSGTTHRVIASVHEIDIFRSLQLFLPHIHLLWELVLTGEPIIVTGTSPTDCAHMVQSLTSLISPLAYCAESRPYFTIHDTEFKEFTQNKNGHPSIILGVTNPFFAKTLQHWPHTIRLQDSTEAQLQRQQQQQQKQQHHTNHHQQSQPSTAAAKGGSSNIPSAPYGGDGSATLSRLSKIKQITHKLLDSSPGLYTQYKPFVQKDKAFIKKILLGLKTERPVSVQSALLRRHLLELTQSFMIPLERYMASLMPLQKDISPFRSAPQPNPFRQEDFLATLDECGPQLTSTCRGDWEGLYRRFFSSPNFKGWYEARYFELEQTLQVLHMQTLSEANLAEWAKGKLEVEIVDMILRLRHKLALCSAGGGDGGGGTSNHIAALPVQLNAKETQAQLLRHMENMKKSLPDDLKQILGDA
- the LOC126578097 gene encoding uncharacterized protein LOC126578097 isoform X2, which gives rise to MNRFIKKVSKFLDHKPSLSLDYTSVETILLKNEGDFISVEQGPKDPQQQQQMAQKKKQQQQQQQREEHMRQLLDVTNTLTTEEIKDFEMRYGSPHHSRSQSVKTPGSRACGRPNQLCLPQQRSRVASMPNTGVEEEYYRLRHFSITGKGVVNRGDSLKSRRSKSNNSVASSNSSTEHLTPAAGTVAAGSARTSATCSLASSRESSTSNPASGPYKVLMLGGAAVGKSSLVSQFMTSEYLHAYDTSIDDDSGEKTVSVLLSGEESELTFIDHSYTEMAPENCMATYDPHGYCVIYSSADKGSFLIAERILQILWTTENIAQKAVILVANKADLARSRMVASDEGKAMATQYDCKFIETSVGINHNVDELLVGLLSQIRLKLENPEKSRDLFRKRSIRKSKRRACSPLGGAICLAGMGGSTNPSTPVSGPPASGGGVGGGAAGGLVETPPGSAHSSPRKYRGSRTSASLKVKGLLGRVWARDSKSKSCENLHVL